The nucleotide sequence TTACCATGCAAAACCAGCTCTTTCTCAAGGAACTTACCCGCGAGGCGGCTCGCCGCCGCACCTTCGCCATCATCAGCCACCCCGACGCCGGCAAGACCACCCTCACGGAAAAGCTCCTGCTCTTCGGCGGGGCCATCGCCATGGCCGGGGCCATCAAGGCCAAAAAGGCCGGTCGCCACGCCACCTCGGACTGGATGGCCATCGAACGCGAGCGCGGTATTTCCGTGACCTCCTCGGTCATGAATTTCGAGTTCAACGGCCATGCCGTCAATCTCCTGGACACCCCGGGCCACCAGGACTTTTCCGAGGACACCTACCGGGTGCTCACCGCCGCCGACTCGGCGCTCATGGTCATCGACAGCGCCAAGGGCGTCGAGACCCAGACCAAAAAGCTCATGGACGTCTGCCGTCTGCGCGACACGCCGATCATCACCTTCATCAACAAGCTCGACCGCGAGGGACGCTCGCCCCTGGAACTCCTCGACGACATCGAGCAGAGCCTGGGCATCGAGGCCGCGCCCCTGTCCTGGCCCATCGGCATGGGCAAGGGATTTCAGGGAGTTTACGATCTGCGCCAGGCCCGGCTGCGCTTTTTCGAGGCCGCCGACAAGGGCGCCCGCCCCCGGGAGGGCGTGATCGTTCAGGGTCTGGACGATCCGGCCCTGGACGAACTGCTTGGCGACGCGGGAGCCGCCGGTCTTCGCCACGACGTGGAGCTGCTCGACGGCGCGGGCTATCCCTTTTCCATGGAGCGCTACCTGACCGGCAAGCAGACGCCGGTCTTTTTCGGCAGCGCCATCAATAATTTCGGCGTTCGGGAACTGCTGGAAGCCGTAGTGGACCTCGCCCCGGGGCCGCGTCCCCGGGCGGCCGCCCCTCGGGAAATATCCCCCCTGGAAGAAGAGTTCACCGGCCTGGTCTTCAAGGTCCAGGCCAACATGGACGCCGCCCACCGCGACCGGGTGGCCTTTGTCCGCATCTGCTCCGGCCGCTTCAACCGGGGCATGAAGCTGCGCCATCATCGCCTGGGCAAGGACATCAAGGCCTCCAACGCCATCCTTTTTATGGCCCAGGAACGCAGCGGCGTGGAAGAAGCCTGGCCCGGGGACATCATCGGCATCCCCAACCACGGCACGTTAAACGTCGGCGACTCCCTGTCCACGGGCGAACCGCTCAAATTCCTGGGCATCCCGCATTTCGCGCCCGAGCATTTCCGCCGGGTGCTGCTCAAAAACCCGTTCAAGGCCAAGCAGCTGGACAAGGGCCTGACCCAGCTGTCCGAGGAAGGGGCCATCCAGTTCTTCCGGCCCATAAACGGCGGCGGCATGTTGCTGGGGGCCGTGGGGGCCTTGCAGTTCGAGGTCATCGCCCAGCGTCTGGCCTCGGAATACGACGTGGACGTCGATCTGGTCGGCACGAAGTTCAACGCCGCCCGCTGGCTGTTCGCCGAGAGCAAGGAAGCCCTGGACAAGCTTGTCCATGAGGAATCCGACGCCCTGGCCACCGACGCCGGCGGCCATCGGGTCATGCTGTTTACCAGCGACTGGATGATGGAACGCACCGTGGAACGCTGGAAATCCATCCGGTTCGAGGCCACCCGGGAGTGCGCCGACGCCACGGCCTAGCAGCCCGTCCCTGCAATAAGACGATCATTTTTGTTGGCCGACACGCGGCCGGGCCAGTCCTTGGCCGGCCGTGTGTCGCGTTGCCAAGGCCGGCTCCCTGGGCTACCTTGCCCGGCCATGACATACGACACTCCCCGCGCCCGGCACGACCTCGAATTCATTCCCTTTGACCACGAAGGCCAACCCACCATCCTGGTGCGCGACCGCCTGGAAATCGTACCCTGGGGCACCGGCATCCCTCAGGGGCTGCTGCCGGTCATGGCCCTTATGGACGGCCGGCGCAGCCTGGCCGAGGTGGCCGCCGCCGTCACCGAGGCCCAGGGCGGCCGGGAAGTGACCGCGGACGACGTGGCCGGGCTCGTCAAACAGCTCGACGCGGCCGGACTCATGGATTCGCCCCGCTACCGGGAGCGCAAGGCGGCCATCGCCGCCGCTTTCGAGGCCGCGCCCCGGCGCGAGACGGTGTTCGCCGGCCAGGCTTACCCCGACGCCGGGGATGAGTTGGCCGCCTATCTCGACGCCGTGCTGGCCGAGGCCCCAGAGGCTTGCACCGCCCCCGGCCCCATAAAGGCCGTCATCGCGCCGCACATCGATCCCGAGGCCGGCCGGGCCGCCTACGCCGCCGCCTACGCCGCCCTGGGCGCGGCCATCAAGGCCGCCGCGCCCAAGCGCGTCATCGTCCTTGGCGTCGGCCACCAGATCATCGACGGACTTTTCTGTCTCACGGACAAGGCCTTTGCCACGCCGCTCGGCGACGTGGGCGCCGACGCCGAGGCCGTGGCCAGGCTGCGCGCCGCCGGCGGCCGGTCCGTTGACGCCTCGACGCTACCCCACAAGGCCGAGCATTCCGTGGAATTTCAGGCCGTGTTCCTGCGCCACCTTCTGGGCGACGCGCCCTTTGCCATGGTCCCCGTCCTGTGCGGCTCGCCGGCCGGGGTGATGGACGCGCCCACGCGGCAGGCCTTCCGCGACTGCGCCGGCCCGTTCCTCGACGCCCTGGCCGAGCTGGCATCCCAGCCCGACACGCTCATCGTGGCCGGCGTGGATTTCTGCCACATCGGCGGCAAGTTCGGCCATGCCGAGCCGGCCGAGGCCCTGGAAGCGGCGGCCCTGGCCCACGACCGGGCGCTCTTGGCCGCCCTGGGGGCCGGCGACGCGGACGCCTTCTGGGCCGAGTCGGCCCGGGTAGGCGACGCCTACAACGTCTGCGGCCTGTCCGCCCTGGCCACCCTGGCCGAGATCCTGCCGCCGTCGTCCATGACGCTGCTTTCCCACGACATCATGCGCGAAACCCCGACGCTTTCGGCCGTGAGCTTTGCCGCCGCCGCTTTTTGCCCCAAATGAGCGCGCCCATCGTCCTTGACCGGCTCATTGTCGAGGCCTCGTCCCGCAGCCGGGCCGAAATCGGCTTCACCATCCGGGCCGGCCACAAGAAGCGCTGGCTGGACCACGACCTGCCCCTGGCCCTTTTCGAAAAGGCCCTGCGCGACATCGACGCCGTGGCCGAAGTCCGGTTCCAGGGCTGGGGCGATCCCCTGGCCAACCCGGACATCCTGGCCATGCTGGCCGCGGCCAAGCACGCCGGGGCGCGCACGGTGCTCGCCACCGACGGCGTGCGTCTGGCCGATGAGCACGCCTCGGCCTTGACGCGCGACGACATCGACGTGGTCGTGCTGCCCCTGGCCGGGCTGATGGAGGACGCCAATTTCCGGCGGCGCGGCACAAGCCTGTACGCGGCCCTGGCCGCCATCGACCGGCTCACCGCCGTCAAGGCCGTGCACGATTCCAAGCTGCCGCAAATCGAGGTGCGCTACGCCCTGACCCGCACCGGGCTGGAGCAGGGCGAGCTTGAGGCCCTGCCGCGCTTTCTGGCCGGCCTTGGGGTCGGCGCGGTCCATGTGCGGCCGCTGTCCTACGCCACCGGCCCCGAGACGGAGTACGACGCCCTGGTGCCGGCCGATCAGGACGCCTTCGACGCCCTGGCCGCCCGGCTGCGGGCCGCCGCCGAAGAGGCGGCCGGGCTGGGTCTGCGCCTGGACAGCCGGCTGGTGCACGGCGGACTGACCCGCTTTCGCTGCCCGGACCGGCCAGCCAGCACGCTTTTCATCGCCGCCGACGGCGCGGTCAGCCCGTGCGCGCTGCGAAACGTGCCCGTAGCCGATCCAGCCAGCTACCGGTTCCACGGCGCGACCCTGCCCTTCCCCCGCGACGTGCGCGGCAATCTGCACGTCGATGCCCTGCCCGCCGTCTGGAACGCGCCGGAGTACCGGGAATTTCGCTACTGCCACGACACCGACACGCCGCCCGAGGGCTGCGCCGGCTGCTGGCGGTCGTTCTGGGTGGATGTGGCCTAGGGACGCGCCCCTCGGCGCGGGAATTGCCTCCAACGTCCGGAATTCCCGTCTTCTCCGCCCACGAAAGCGCCAAAAACCGGTTCAATCGCGCCTCGGAATGTGAGACAGTTTGTGGGCAGCGCCCACTGCCCCGAACCGACATGCAACCCTCGCTGCGCGCGGAGTCGCGACATGGCCGTCTCCATACGAAAATTCACCCTGATCTGGATCTGCCTGGGGTCCGCCGTCCTCCTCGCCTTTTACATCCTGCTCAACAGCCTGTTGTTGACCCAGACCTTTTCCGGCTTTGCCTATGTGACGCTGGCCAACAACACCGTGCGCGTGGCCAATTTCCTGGATGAAGAGGTGCAAAAGCTCGACGACATCATCGTTGATTGGGCCGTCTGGGACGACAGCTACCAGTTCATGCAGAAAAACAAGCCCGACTTCGTGCGCTCCAACCTCAACGACAGGACGCTCGGCTCCCTGGATTTGGCCTTCATCGCCTTCGTCGACAACGAAGGCCGGATCGTCTGGTCGGCCAGCCGCAAGGCGGACGATGCCTTTGCACCCCAGCTCGACGAGGCCGTCCGGGACATCATTCTCCACCAAACGACCATGCTCCGGCCCGACGACCAGGAGGGCCGGATACGTGGCATCGCCAGCCTGCACGACACCTTCACCATCATCGCCAGCTGTCCCATTTCCGACAGCGAAGGCGCCGCGCCCAAGCTGGGGACGCTGGTCATGGGCCGCGACCTGACCGAACCCATCATCAAGAAAATCGAGGAAAAGACCCGGTTGCGCTTCACCCTGGCCGACCATTTCGACAGCGCGCCTCTGGGCCGGCAGGTGCAAACGGAACATCTGCAAACCGAAGACTCGGAGCTGGCCGTTCACATCTACGACACCAACGAATCCACCTTGTCCGGCCACGTCAAGCTCAAGGACATCACCGGAGCGGAAGCTCTTGATCTGATCGTTTCCGGAGACAAGGAAATCCTCAAACTGGGGCAGAGCGCCTCGCTAAAGTCTTCCATCCTGCTCATCTGCGGCGGCTTTGCGCTGATCGGCTGCATCCTGTTTCTCATCGAACGCAAAGTGCTGCGCCGCATATTAAGCATCAAATCGCAGATCACCGAGATCAACAAGACCATCAACGTCTTCGGCGCCAAAAAGGACGTCACCATCTCCGGCGACGACGAAATCAGCGAGCTGGCCCGCTACATCAGCCTCTATATTTCCCAAATCACCAACTACAAGCTCAACTTGGAAAATCTGGTCAAGGAACGCACCAGGCGTTTGCAGGAGAAAAACGTCGAGAACGAGAAAATCCGCCAGAAGCTCGAAGAAGCCAAGGTCGTCGCGGAACAGGCCAACAAGACCAAGACGGATTTCCTGGCCAAGGTGACCCACGAGGTCCGCACGCCCATGAACGCCATCAAGGGCATGAACGACTATCTCCTGAGTACCGCCCTCACCGCCGACCAGCGCGACTGCCTGACGGCTATCAAGGAATCCTCCGACCACCTGCTGACCATCGTCAACGATCTGCTTGACCTGTCCAAGATCGAAGCCGGCAAGATCGTTCTGGAAACCATCGACTTCAACCTGAAAAGCGTCATCGAATCCACCACCCGGCTCATGCTGCCCCTGGCCAACAAGAAAAACCTCGAGCTCGTCACGCTTCTCGACGACAGCGCCGACGTCGTGGTCCGGGGCGATCCGGCCCGGCTGCGGCAAATCCTGCTCAACCTGACCAACAACGCGCTCAAATTCACCAAGCTCGGCGGCATCGCCGTCACCGCCTCGGCGACCACGGACGCGACGGCCGGCGGCTACGAGATCGCCATCACCGTCAGCGATACCGGCGTGGGCATCGAACGCGCCCGCCTCGACACCATCTTCGAACCCTTCACCCAGGGCGACGACTCGACCTCGCGCAAGTTCGGCGGCACGGGCCTTGGCTTGTCGGTCTGCAAACAGCTCGTCGGCCTCATGCACGGCGCAATCACCGTCGAGAGCACGCCGGGGGAAGGCAGCAGCTTCACCGTGCGCCTGCCCCTTGCCCAAGGCGACTACAACCACATCCTCGCCCGGCCCGATGCCGCCAAGGGACGCGAGGCCCCCCTCGACCGCCTGATGATTCTGGTCGTGGACGACAACCCCATGAACCTGCGCGTGGCCCAGAAAGTGTTTTCGCTGCTCAACCAGGAACCCATCCTGGCCCAGGGCGCTCAGGAAGCCTTGACATTTCTCAAGACCGCCCTGTTCGACATGGTCTTCCTGGACATCGAGATGCCGGAAATTAACGGCATCGAGCTGTGTCGCATGATCCGGGACGGCGTCGCCACGCCGCTCAACAAGGACGTCCCCATCATCGCCATGACGGCCTATTCCCTGGACACCATCCGGGACGAATGCCTGGCCTGCGGCATGGACGACTTCATTACCAAGCCCCTTGATCCGCAGGTGCTCTATGAGAAAATTTTGCTGCTGCACCAAAACATGACCGGACTGTGCCGCTACGAACACGGCGCGTCGGGCCAGCCGGAACCGGACACGCCACAAGACGGCCAGGGCAACGCCCGGACGCTGCACAGCGAACTGGCCCTGCTCAAACTTGGCGGCGACGCCGAACTCTATAGGGAAGTCTGCGAAGGCTATCTGGAAAAATACAATACGCAGCGCATCGACATCACCCTGGTGCAGTCCAGGCCCGAGGCGGACAAGCTGGGCTTTGAAATCCATTCGCTCAAGGGACTGGCCCAACAACTCGGGGCGGAAAAGCTCTGCGCCGTGGCGACGGTGATAGAAAAGACGCTCAAGAATCAGGAACCCTGCGAGGACGCCGCCTTTGCCCGCTTGCTGGACGCCGCCCGGGAAACCGAGCAGGCCGTCACGGACTATCTGGCGCGCGCACGGCCCAAGGCGGACTGACCGCGTCGACGGCAGCCGGCCGGGCCGACGTCTCGCCACGCCCCGCCGAAGCCGGGAGACCGGCTACCGCCCCAGGATGCTTTTGACGACGCCGGAGATTTTCTCGACGGAAAACGGCTTGACCACATAGGCCGTGGCGTTGTGCTGGCCGGCTTCCAGGATGCGGGCCGGATCGGCCTCGCTGCTGATGATGACCACGGGCAGGGCCTGCATGGCAGGCGACTGGCGAATCCTGTCCAAAAGCGCCAGGCCGGACAGCCGGGGCATGCGCAGATCGGCGAACACCAGCTCAAAGTCTTTCTCGCTTTCCAGCAACTCCCAGGCCGCCTGGCCGTTGGCCACGGTGCGCACGTCCCGGCAGCCGATGCCGAGCAGAATCTTCTTCAGCACGTTTTGCATGACCGCGGAATCGTCCGCGACCAGAATTTTCCCGGCATTGCCCATGAAAGCGCCCTCTGCGGGTTGCGCGGCATAAGTTGAGAACAATGACTATACGGCCATTGAGCCGTTATCGTCAAACGGCGCGGGGAAAGGGAAGGGCCGGGCGCGCAGACGGGCGGGGAGGGGGCTGGCGCGACGGGGATGCCAAACCACGACGGCCGGCCATGAGCAGCAATGCACGCGGCCGGTGCTCATCATCTCGCCCGGGGCGTTTAATCGCCTCACCGGCACGCCTGTCGTCTTGCCCATCACCACCGGCGGCAATTTCGCCCGCACGGCCGGCTTCGCCGTGTCTTTGGAAGGAGCCGGCACGCGAACCACCGGCGTGGTGCGCTGCGACCAGCCCCGCGCCCTGGATGTGGCGGCGCGCGGCGGCCGGAAGTTGGAGAGCGTGCCGGCAGGCGTCATGGAGGAGGTGTTGGCGAGGGTGGGGGTGATAGTGGGGTGATGAGGCAGTCAGGAAACAAATGACTTCCATTCTTGTTCTTTTTCGTCATAAAATCTAGTAAATTGTGAAGGATAATCCTTTCCTACTCTTCGGAATATACTAACAATATCTGCCAAGCCTACAAAATAGACTTTTGGTCGTTTCGAGGAAACCACTATCCGGTCTGGCGAACAATTCCTCTCAGAGCTTACAAAACATCCTAGTAGTTTATTTTCCTCATCAATCTGTGGAACAAAAATATAGCTGTGCACAAATTGGTTGCAGAGTTCATACAAAGCCACCATCTTGACATATTCACGATCGAAATCTGTAAACCTATCTATATCGTCTCTGTTGAAATACTCGACCATCTCGACTATCGGAAAACACTGAACAAAAATAACGCACTGCTTTGTTGCGTCTGATATTTTTAAAGTATCAAACAACTTTCTTACTAGATAAAATCCAAAAAACAACTCTTTTTCAAATCGGACAAATTGCTTTTCAGCCTTAGCATCATCTTCTTCAAACCTCATTCGCTCTAGCCAATTAGCGGCTCTAATCAAAGATTGCTTCCAAGGAACAGAGTCATATATCATATATCATATAAAATCAACCATCATATAATATTGACCAAATAGCCACCGGCTTGCGACGACAATAACACAAAATCGGCAAATTCAAATCGTATTCCTTATTCACCGAAAGGCTAGCCACTAGTCAACATTAAAATGAACCCCCTTGACCTCCCCCCAAAAAATCACTAAACCCGCATATCAGGATATCTTGATATGCTCAAAAGCGACGCCACCCCACTCCCCTGGTTCAAGGCCTTGGCCGACGAAACGCGTCTGCGCCTCGTCCGCGTGCTCTCGCGCCATGAACTGTCCGTGGGCGAAATCACCGCCGTCCTCGATATGGGGCAGTCCCGCGTGTCGCGACACCTCGCCATCCTCGTCGGCTGTGGGCTGCTCGGCAGCCGGCGCGAAGGGGCCTGGACCTTTTACAGCGCCGTGACCGCCGGCCCGGCCGCCGCGTTTCTCGGTTGCCTGGCCCCGTTTCTCGACGCCGCCGGCCATGACGCCGATCTGGCCGCCGTGGACGCCGTGCTGCGCGAGCGCCGGCTGGAAACGCGCCGCTTTTTCAACGACATCGCTGCCGATTGGGCCGCCCTGCGCCGCGAGGTGCTGGGCGATCTCGACCCCGCCGCCCTGGTTCGCGAGGTCATGCCCGACCGGATGGCCGCCGCCGCCGACCTGGGCTGCGGCCCGGGCGATCTGCTCCCGGTGCTGGCCGAACGCGCCGGGGCCGTCATCGGCGTGGACAGCTCGCCCTCCATGCTGGCCCTGGCCGAACGCCGCACCCACGGCCTGCCGGTCAGCGTGCGCATGGGCGAACTGGAACACCTGCCCATGGCCAACGGCGAGGCCGCCTTTGCCGTCATCTGCCTGACCCTGCACCACCTGCCCGATCCGGCCGCCGCCCTGGCCGAGGCCCGGCGCGTGCTGGCCCCGGACGGACGGTTGGTGGTCATCGATTTCGCCCCCCACGAGGACGAAGCCATGCGACGCCGCTTCGGCGACCGCTGGCTGGGCTTTTCCCGCGAGAAACTGACCGAATGGCTTCACCGCGCCGGCTTTGATCTGGCACAGTGGTCCGAACATCCCGTCAACAACGGGCTCGTCGCCGCCCGCGCCGTGGCGACGCCCCGCCAACCCGCTTAGACAAAGGAGCCGCCCATGAGCGTCAAACCCCTTGATCTCTCCCTGCCCTACATGGTCGCCGACATGGCCCAGGCCGATTGGGGCCGCAAGGAAATGCAGCTGTCCGAAAACGAGATGCCGGGACTTATGGCCGTCATCGCCAAGTATGGCGACAAAAAGCCGTTGGCTGGCCTTCGCGTCACCGGCTCGCTGCACATGACCATCCAGACCGCCATGCTCATCAAGTGCCTCCACGCTCTGGGCGCGGACCTGCGCTGGGCCTCGTGCAACATCTACTCGACCCAGGACCACGCCGCCGCCGCCATCGCCGCCGACGGCCTGGCCGCCGTCTACGCCTGGAAGGGCGAGACCCTGGAAGACTACTGGTGGTGCACCGAGATGGCGCTGACCTGGCCCGACGGCACCGGCCCGGACCTCATCGTGGACGACGGCGGCGACGCCACGCTGTTTATCCACCACGGCGTCAAATGCGCCAAGGACGCCAAGGTCCTCAACGCCCCCACCGACAATAAGGAAATGGCCATTATCATGGACCGCATCAAGGCGGTGGTGGCCGCCGACGCCGGCCGGTTCGAGCGCATGGCCAAGAAGATTCGCGGCGTGTCCGAGGAGACCACCACCGGCGTGCATCGCCTCTACCAGATGATGCAGGCCGGCGAGTTGCTGTTCCCGGCCATCAACGTCAACGACTCGGTCACCAAGTCGAAGTTCGACAACCTCTACGGCTGCCGCGAGTCGCTGGCTGACGGCATCAAGCGGGCCACCGACGTCATGGTGGCCGGCAAGGTCGTGGTCGTGGCCGGCTACGGCGACGTGGGCAAGGGCTGCGCCCACTCCATGAAGGGCTTTGGCGCGCGCGTGCTGGTCACCGAGATCGACCCCATCTGCGCTCTGCAGGCGGCCATGGAAGGCTACGAAGTCACCACCATGGACGAGGCCTGCTCCCAGGGCGACATTTTCGTCACCGCCACCGGCTGCTGCGACGTCATCACCGGCGCGCACATGGAAAAGATGCGCGACGGAGCCATTGTCTGCAACATCGGCCATTTCGACTCCGAAATCGCCGTGGCCTACCTGGAGACCACCCCGCACTGCAAGAAGGAGTCGATCAAGCCCCTGGTCGACAAATGGACCATGGCTTCGGGCAACGCCATCCTCATGCTGGCCGAAGGCCGTCTGGTGAACCTCGGCTGCGCCACCGGCCACCCGAGCTTCGTCATGTCCAACTCGTTCACCAACCAGGCCCTGGCCCAGATCGAGCTGGCCACCAAGGACTACAAGATCGGCGTCTACACACTGCCCAAGCTCCTGGACGAGGAAGTGGCCCGGCTGCACCTCGCCCGCCTCGGCGCCAAGCTCGAAACCCTGACCCCGGCCCAGTCCGCCTACCTCAACATCGACGCGGCCGGCCCCTACAAGCCCGACCACTACCGCTACTAGTGGCCCGCCCTTAAAAAATACGGGAGTATTTTTTAAGAAAAACACAGGTTTTTTTGTCCGCGGCCCGCGAAACGCCTGAGATGCTTTTCGTGGACGCGACACAAGGCCTTTCCGAACAGGGATTGCCCTCCCGCTTCGGACCGGGGCCGCCGCGATGCCCGTCGCGGCGGCCCCGATTGTTTGGCTCGCGGGCAGCAAAAAAACACAACAACCCTTGCGCGGGATAGGGTTTCATATTACCCACCGCCAATGCCGGTCTTGGACTTCCCTACAACCATCATCCTCTACTTCGTCACCAACCTCTGCATTGCCGCCATGCTTGCAGTGGCCTTCTCCGATTCCCGGGCCAAGGGAGCCTGGCTCTGGATTGCCGGCCTAGCCGTGCAACTGGCCTCGGGACCGCTTTTTTTGCTGCGCGGCAGTATTTCCGACCTCCTTTCCATACTTTTGGCCAACCTCCTCTTCACCGCCTCCTGGACCTGCTACCTCGCCTCCCTGGACGTCTTTTTCGGC is from Solidesulfovibrio magneticus RS-1 and encodes:
- a CDS encoding peptide chain release factor 3; protein product: MQNQLFLKELTREAARRRTFAIISHPDAGKTTLTEKLLLFGGAIAMAGAIKAKKAGRHATSDWMAIERERGISVTSSVMNFEFNGHAVNLLDTPGHQDFSEDTYRVLTAADSALMVIDSAKGVETQTKKLMDVCRLRDTPIITFINKLDREGRSPLELLDDIEQSLGIEAAPLSWPIGMGKGFQGVYDLRQARLRFFEAADKGARPREGVIVQGLDDPALDELLGDAGAAGLRHDVELLDGAGYPFSMERYLTGKQTPVFFGSAINNFGVRELLEAVVDLAPGPRPRAAAPREISPLEEEFTGLVFKVQANMDAAHRDRVAFVRICSGRFNRGMKLRHHRLGKDIKASNAILFMAQERSGVEEAWPGDIIGIPNHGTLNVGDSLSTGEPLKFLGIPHFAPEHFRRVLLKNPFKAKQLDKGLTQLSEEGAIQFFRPINGGGMLLGAVGALQFEVIAQRLASEYDVDVDLVGTKFNAARWLFAESKEALDKLVHEESDALATDAGGHRVMLFTSDWMMERTVERWKSIRFEATRECADATA
- the amrB gene encoding AmmeMemoRadiSam system protein B — encoded protein: MTYDTPRARHDLEFIPFDHEGQPTILVRDRLEIVPWGTGIPQGLLPVMALMDGRRSLAEVAAAVTEAQGGREVTADDVAGLVKQLDAAGLMDSPRYRERKAAIAAAFEAAPRRETVFAGQAYPDAGDELAAYLDAVLAEAPEACTAPGPIKAVIAPHIDPEAGRAAYAAAYAALGAAIKAAAPKRVIVLGVGHQIIDGLFCLTDKAFATPLGDVGADAEAVARLRAAGGRSVDASTLPHKAEHSVEFQAVFLRHLLGDAPFAMVPVLCGSPAGVMDAPTRQAFRDCAGPFLDALAELASQPDTLIVAGVDFCHIGGKFGHAEPAEALEAAALAHDRALLAALGAGDADAFWAESARVGDAYNVCGLSALATLAEILPPSSMTLLSHDIMRETPTLSAVSFAAAAFCPK
- a CDS encoding SPASM domain-containing protein, yielding MSAPIVLDRLIVEASSRSRAEIGFTIRAGHKKRWLDHDLPLALFEKALRDIDAVAEVRFQGWGDPLANPDILAMLAAAKHAGARTVLATDGVRLADEHASALTRDDIDVVVLPLAGLMEDANFRRRGTSLYAALAAIDRLTAVKAVHDSKLPQIEVRYALTRTGLEQGELEALPRFLAGLGVGAVHVRPLSYATGPETEYDALVPADQDAFDALAARLRAAAEEAAGLGLRLDSRLVHGGLTRFRCPDRPASTLFIAADGAVSPCALRNVPVADPASYRFHGATLPFPRDVRGNLHVDALPAVWNAPEYREFRYCHDTDTPPEGCAGCWRSFWVDVA
- a CDS encoding hybrid sensor histidine kinase/response regulator, yielding MAVSIRKFTLIWICLGSAVLLAFYILLNSLLLTQTFSGFAYVTLANNTVRVANFLDEEVQKLDDIIVDWAVWDDSYQFMQKNKPDFVRSNLNDRTLGSLDLAFIAFVDNEGRIVWSASRKADDAFAPQLDEAVRDIILHQTTMLRPDDQEGRIRGIASLHDTFTIIASCPISDSEGAAPKLGTLVMGRDLTEPIIKKIEEKTRLRFTLADHFDSAPLGRQVQTEHLQTEDSELAVHIYDTNESTLSGHVKLKDITGAEALDLIVSGDKEILKLGQSASLKSSILLICGGFALIGCILFLIERKVLRRILSIKSQITEINKTINVFGAKKDVTISGDDEISELARYISLYISQITNYKLNLENLVKERTRRLQEKNVENEKIRQKLEEAKVVAEQANKTKTDFLAKVTHEVRTPMNAIKGMNDYLLSTALTADQRDCLTAIKESSDHLLTIVNDLLDLSKIEAGKIVLETIDFNLKSVIESTTRLMLPLANKKNLELVTLLDDSADVVVRGDPARLRQILLNLTNNALKFTKLGGIAVTASATTDATAGGYEIAITVSDTGVGIERARLDTIFEPFTQGDDSTSRKFGGTGLGLSVCKQLVGLMHGAITVESTPGEGSSFTVRLPLAQGDYNHILARPDAAKGREAPLDRLMILVVDDNPMNLRVAQKVFSLLNQEPILAQGAQEALTFLKTALFDMVFLDIEMPEINGIELCRMIRDGVATPLNKDVPIIAMTAYSLDTIRDECLACGMDDFITKPLDPQVLYEKILLLHQNMTGLCRYEHGASGQPEPDTPQDGQGNARTLHSELALLKLGGDAELYREVCEGYLEKYNTQRIDITLVQSRPEADKLGFEIHSLKGLAQQLGAEKLCAVATVIEKTLKNQEPCEDAAFARLLDAARETEQAVTDYLARARPKAD
- a CDS encoding response regulator, which encodes MGNAGKILVADDSAVMQNVLKKILLGIGCRDVRTVANGQAAWELLESEKDFELVFADLRMPRLSGLALLDRIRQSPAMQALPVVIISSEADPARILEAGQHNATAYVVKPFSVEKISGVVKSILGR
- a CDS encoding type II toxin-antitoxin system PemK/MazF family toxin, translating into MARRGCQTTTAGHEQQCTRPVLIISPGAFNRLTGTPVVLPITTGGNFARTAGFAVSLEGAGTRTTGVVRCDQPRALDVAARGGRKLESVPAGVMEEVLARVGVIVG
- a CDS encoding ArsR/SmtB family transcription factor, with product MLKSDATPLPWFKALADETRLRLVRVLSRHELSVGEITAVLDMGQSRVSRHLAILVGCGLLGSRREGAWTFYSAVTAGPAAAFLGCLAPFLDAAGHDADLAAVDAVLRERRLETRRFFNDIAADWAALRREVLGDLDPAALVREVMPDRMAAAADLGCGPGDLLPVLAERAGAVIGVDSSPSMLALAERRTHGLPVSVRMGELEHLPMANGEAAFAVICLTLHHLPDPAAALAEARRVLAPDGRLVVIDFAPHEDEAMRRRFGDRWLGFSREKLTEWLHRAGFDLAQWSEHPVNNGLVAARAVATPRQPA
- the ahcY gene encoding adenosylhomocysteinase, whose product is MSVKPLDLSLPYMVADMAQADWGRKEMQLSENEMPGLMAVIAKYGDKKPLAGLRVTGSLHMTIQTAMLIKCLHALGADLRWASCNIYSTQDHAAAAIAADGLAAVYAWKGETLEDYWWCTEMALTWPDGTGPDLIVDDGGDATLFIHHGVKCAKDAKVLNAPTDNKEMAIIMDRIKAVVAADAGRFERMAKKIRGVSEETTTGVHRLYQMMQAGELLFPAINVNDSVTKSKFDNLYGCRESLADGIKRATDVMVAGKVVVVAGYGDVGKGCAHSMKGFGARVLVTEIDPICALQAAMEGYEVTTMDEACSQGDIFVTATGCCDVITGAHMEKMRDGAIVCNIGHFDSEIAVAYLETTPHCKKESIKPLVDKWTMASGNAILMLAEGRLVNLGCATGHPSFVMSNSFTNQALAQIELATKDYKIGVYTLPKLLDEEVARLHLARLGAKLETLTPAQSAYLNIDAAGPYKPDHYRY